The following nucleotide sequence is from Streptomyces brevispora.
CGGGCTGTTCGTGGTGTTCGGTGCGGCCGTCTGGGGGCTGGCCATCGCGGCGGCCGGCTGGTTCGGCAACGTGTGGCTGGTGCTGGTCTGCCTGGCGGTGGCCGGTGCGGGCGACATGCTCAGCGGGCTGGGCCGTTCGACCATCTGGAACCAGACGATCCCGGAGGAGCTGCGGGGCCGGCTGGCGGGCATCGAAGTGCTGTCGTACAGCGTCGGCCCGCAGCTGGGCCAGGTGCGGGCCGGCGGCATGGCGGGCTGGACGGGGACCCGCTCCGCGGTCTGGAGCGGGGGCGTGGCCTGCGTCGCCTCGGTGGCGCTGCTGGCGGCGGCCCTGCCGAAGCTCCTCACGTACGACTCGCAGACGGACGAGGACGCGCTGCGCAGGCGCGCACAGCGCGAGGAGGGCCTGGAGGCGGCGCCCGCGGGCTGAGCCCCGGCGCGGGCCCCGGCCCCCCTCGCCCTCAGCCGCTCGCGTTCTCGTCCGGCCCCTGACGGTCGTGCCACTTGGGGTCGGTCTCCCACTCCAGGTTCCGCTCCTGCGCGGTCTCCATGGCGTGCTGCGCCTCCTCGCGGGAGGTGTAAGGGCCGAAGCGGTCCTTGGCAGGGCACTCGGGGCCCTCTTCCACCTTCTTGTGCTCCAGGCAGTAGTACCACTCGCCGGGCTTGCCGACCGTGCGCTTCTTGAACAGGGCCATCGTCGGCTCCTTTCCTCGATGCCATGCTGCCCCAGACACGCTGGTTAGACTCGCTGACATGTCTGGCCAGTCGCTGCTTGTACCAGGGGAGCTCACTCCCGTCCGTTCCGTGCCCGGAAACATCCGGCGCCCCGAGTATGTCGGCAAGCCCGCTCCGACGCCGTACACCGGCCCGGAGATCCAGGACGCCGACACCGTGGAGCGCATGCGCGTCGCGGGGCGGATCGCCGCGCAGGCGATGGGTGAGGCCGCGAAGCTCATCGCGCCGGGCGTCACGACGGACGAACTCGACCGGGTCGCCCATGAGTTCATGTGCGATCACGGCGCCTATCCGTCGACGCTCGGCTACCGGGGCTTCCCCAAGTCGCTCTGCGCCTCGCTCAACGAGGTGATCTGCCACGGCATCCCGGACTCGACGGTGCTGCGCGACGGCGACATCGTGAACCTCGACGTGACGGCGTACATCAACGGGGTGCACGGCGACAACAACGCCACCTACCTCTGCGGTGACGTGGACGAGGAGTCGCGGCTGCTCGTGGAGCGCACCGAGGAGTCGCTGAACCGGGCGATCAAGGCGGTCCGGCCGGGCCGCCAGGTCAATGTGATCGGGCGGGTCATCGAGTCGTACGCGAAGCGCTTCGGGTACGGGGTGGTGCGGGACTTCACCGGGCACGGGATCAATTCCTCGTTCCACTCCGGCCTGATCATTCCGCACTACGACAGCGAGCACGCCACCACCGTGATGAAGCCCGGTATGACGTTCACCATCGAGCCGATGCTGACGCTCGGGACCCACGACTACGACATGTGGGACGACGGCTGGACCGTGGTGACGAAGGACCGCAGGCGCACCGCCCAGTTCGAGCACACGCTGGTGGTGACGGAGACGGGCGCCGAGATCCTCACGCTCCCGTAACCGAACCCCTCTCCGCATACAACGGCCGCCCACTCGGGCGGCCGTTTTTCGTGCGCCCGTTCCTTCACGTCCGCCCTTCGGGCCCGTGTGACCGGGCACGGAACGGGGTACGTTTTACCGACAAGGCGTCGGGAAGCAGTTGACTTAGGTAAACCTAAGTAGGAAGATCGACACATCGACCGGCGCTGCGAAACACAGCCGCGGTGGGCCGATGTTTCCGTCTCTTTCTGGACTTCCCGTCCCCCCTGGTCCCCGGAGGCCCGCCTTGGACGCAACCGTCACCGCCACATCCTTCTCGACGCTGATCCGCACCGCGTCGCACGAGCAGCACACCGAGGCGGAGACCTCGACCTTCATGAGCGACCTGCTCGGCGGGCGCCTCGGCGTGGACGCGTACACGCGCTACACCGAGCAGCTGTG
It contains:
- the map gene encoding type I methionyl aminopeptidase, with the translated sequence MSGQSLLVPGELTPVRSVPGNIRRPEYVGKPAPTPYTGPEIQDADTVERMRVAGRIAAQAMGEAAKLIAPGVTTDELDRVAHEFMCDHGAYPSTLGYRGFPKSLCASLNEVICHGIPDSTVLRDGDIVNLDVTAYINGVHGDNNATYLCGDVDEESRLLVERTEESLNRAIKAVRPGRQVNVIGRVIESYAKRFGYGVVRDFTGHGINSSFHSGLIIPHYDSEHATTVMKPGMTFTIEPMLTLGTHDYDMWDDGWTVVTKDRRRTAQFEHTLVVTETGAEILTLP